A part of Anopheles ziemanni chromosome X unlocalized genomic scaffold, idAnoZiCoDA_A2_x.2 X_unloc_40, whole genome shotgun sequence genomic DNA contains:
- the LOC131292231 gene encoding helicase POLQ-like, producing the protein MSGNRSSRGRQMLPTTARKCLISPNLRSAARGVAPAAPAANPVDFRAPVTACTSKPKDDLSTKLLELDSTLLNAVDLASIEKKVKRSKPRTSWGGAADQPITPFRKRSKSVGAIERRLMASPPKLQKSAVSSRKIYVLKMNMDGSEVRDGGRDSGCNENLTSNRSNVANEETPPVRPLWSGVENDDAEMLPCGQVPIASHDQLDTDEIIKAKLKRIGSTKPVTHVGDMLRESNGFEVYTNQDICSQYMRQDESLADEGVERIVAIGASQIGHPERPSHFQQVAAEAERTFELQKVSEALRIFEICDRTLHDMTNIEPMANAIGEGSSRMRTSNSTIAAINRDERISDQTTKPKITVPHVSSLFLEKGPFFGLPNNVRRMLRDFRGIGELYDWQQECLDLPAIDERRNLIYALPTSGGKTLVAEILMLREIICRLRNVMFVVPYVSSAQEKLIALTPFSIELQFLLEEYTGGRGQCPPLKRHRKNTIFVCTIEKSLILMNSLIEVGRADEIGLIVIDELHMIGEQRHGGTLEMLITKVQSLRAGIQIVGMSASIGNLGELACFMLADVYCRENRPVELKEYIKWGEDLFEVRSQAERIFDVLGEKRKLEFNYGEELRRIDVDHVIGLIMEVIPKGSCLVFCPTRNRCESLCAMLAANLPDSFAQHRAEEKAQIIKSLQDDGSVAPILPHSFRVGVAYHHGRLTQDERRMIEDAFRAGILSVIVCTSTLAASVNLSAKRVIICSPYIGSDFFTLSRYKQMVGRAGRAGKRDTGDSILISAMRDIPQICEMFCSPLDFAESALLEDEGACLKSLVLGSIGLGLCKTRNALQAMVGSTLLAQQAKRREIDLEAITDETIVQLYQGNAIKATHDSCLRNPTNMVVQISAADGRSEEAVGQAFVRVHKTPSRPGKVFKTIDRTSPLEVINLGKAAIRAGFDIERAVRFYNEMQELGKRLCVLDEFDLLFLILLEDGLEVYFKIEDLIIL; encoded by the exons ATGTCGGGAAATCGAAGTTCCCGCGGTCGACAGATGCTTCCCACAACGGCGAGGAAATGCTTGATTTCACCGAATCTGCGTTCGGCAGCCAGGGGCGTAGCACCAGCAGCGCCGGCAGCAAACCCGGTTGATTTCCGAGCACCGGTCACAGCTTGTACCAGCAAACCTAAAGATGACTTAAGTACGAAACTGTTGGAGCTAGATAGCACGTTGCTgaacgcggtcgatttggccagcatcgagaaaaaagtcaaacgtTCGAAGCCGCGTACCTCATGGGGCGGTGCAGCCGATCAACCGATCACACCGTTTCGAAAACGTTCCAAATCAGTTGGAG CCATTGAAAGAAGGCTTATGGCAAGTCCTCCGAAACTGCAAAAATCAGCTGTAAGTAGTCGAAAGATTTATgtgcttaaaatgaacatGGACGGTAGCGAGGTGCGCGACGGAGGGAGGGACAGTGGCTGTAATGAAAATCTTACATCAAATCGGTCAAACGTTGCAAACGAGGAAACTCCTCCGGTTCGTCCTCTGTGGtctggggtggaaaatgacgATGCTGAAATGCTACCATGTGGACAGGTACCGATCGCCAGCCACGATCAACTTGACACGGACGAAATAATCAAGGCTAAACTGAAACGGATCGGGTCCACCAAACCAGTAACGCACGTCGGTGATATGCTGCGAGAGAGTAACGGGTTCGAGGTGTACACAAACCAGGACATCTGTTCGCAGTACATGCGGCAAGACGAGTCCCTCGCTGATGAGGGGGTGGAGCGAATCGTCGCGATCGGTGCATCACAAATAGGTCATCCGGAGCGTCCGTCACATTTCCAGCAGGTAGCCGCTGAAGCTGAACGTACCTTTGAGCTGCAGAAGGTGAGCGAAGCGTTGCGGATTTTTGAAATCTGTGACCGTACGCTGCACGACATGACCAACATTGAGCCGATGGCGAATGCGATAGGCGAGGGAAGCTCGCGAATGAGGACCAGCAACTCGACCATAGCGGCCATCAATCGTGATGAGCGAATTTCAGATCAGACTACAAAGCCAAAGATCACCGTACCCCACGTATCGTCGCTTTTCCTCGAGAAGGGTCCGTTCTTTGGGCTACCGAACAACGTTCGGCGAATGCTGCGAGACTTTCGTGGTATTGGCGAGCTGTACGATTGGCAGCAGGAGTGTCTGGACTTGCCGGCGATCGACGAGAGACGTAATTTGATCTACGCACTGCCAACGAGCGGTGGAAAGACACTGGTGGCGGAGATTCTTATGCTACGGGAGATTATTTGCCGCCTGCGGAACGTCATGTTCGTCGTGCCGTACGTTTCATCCGCTCAGGAGAAGCTGATCGCGCTCACTCCGTTCTCGATCGAGCTGCAGTTTTTATTGGAGGAGTACACCGGTGGTAGGGGACAATGTCCGCCGCTCAAACGGCACAGAAAAAACACGATCTTTGTTTgtacgatcgaaaaatcgctcaTCCTCATGAACTCTCTCATCGAGGTGGGTCGCGCGGACGAGATCGGGCTGATCGTGATCGACGAACTGCATATGATTGGAGAGCAGCGACACGGGGGCACTCTGGAGATGTTGATCACCAAGGTGCAGTCGCTACGAGCCGGAATTCAGATCGTAGGAATGAGTGCTTCTATCGGAAACTTGGGTGAATTGGCCTGTTTCATGCTAGCCGACGTTTACTGTCGCGAAAATCGGCCGGTGGAGTTGAAGGAATACATCAAGTGGGGGGAAGATCTGTTCGAGGTTCGCAGCCAAGCCGAACGCATATTTGATGTGTTAGGAGAAAAGCGAAAGTTAGAGTTTAACTACGGTGAGGAACTGCGGCGGATCGACGTGGACCATGTGATTGGTCTGATCATGGAAGTAATCCCCAAGGGTtcgtgtttggtgttttgtcCTACCAGAAACAGGTGTGAAAGTTTGTGCGCCATGCTAGCGGCCAACTTGCCGGATTCATTTGCCCAGCACCGGGCAGAGGAAAAAGCGCAGATTATAAAGTCTCTCCAGGATGACGGGTCCGTTGCACCAATCCTTCCGCATTCGTTTCGTGTCGGGGTCGCGTACCATCACGGTAGGTTAACGCAGGACGAGCGTCGTATGATCGAGGATGCATTCCGGGCCGGCATCCTTTCGGTGATCGTGTGCACTTCCACTCTGGCCGCCAGTGTGAATCTTTCGGCGAAACGTGTAATAATCTGCTCTCCTTAcattgggagcgatttttttACGCTAAGTCGCTACAAACAAATGGTTGGCCGGGCAGGGCGTGCGGGTAAACGCGACACCGGCGATTCCATACTTATTTCCGCCATGCGCGATATTCCGCAAATTTGCGAGATGTTCTGCTCACCACTGGACTTCGCCGAGTCGGCGCTCTTGGAAGACGAAGGAGCCTGCTTGAAATCGCTCGTACTCGGCTCGATCGGACTCGGTCTTTGTAAGACACGGAATGCGCTTCAAGCGATGGTTGGAAGCACACTGCTAGCGCAGCAAGCGAAGCGACGCGAAATCGATCTCGAGGCCATCACCGATGAAACGATCGTGCAGCTGTATCAGGGAAATGCGATCAAGGCAACGCACGATAGCTGTCTGCGCAATCCCACGAACATGGTTGTACAAATCAGTGCCGCAGATGGACGATCGGAGGAAGCGGTAGGACAGGCGTTCGTTCGAGTACACAAGACACCTTCCCGTCCGGGTAaggttttcaaaacgatcgatcgaacgagcCCGCTGGAAGTGATCAACCTTGGCAAGGCGGCCATCCGAGCCGGGTTCGACATAGAGCGAGCGGTCCGGTTCTACAACGAGATGCAGGAACTAGGCAAACGACTGTGTGTGCTCGATGAGTTTGATCTGCTTTTCCTCATTCTGCTGGAGGACGGATTGGAagtatatttcaaaattgaggATTTGATCATTCTG